A single genomic interval of Spinacia oleracea cultivar Varoflay chromosome 6, BTI_SOV_V1, whole genome shotgun sequence harbors:
- the LOC110787043 gene encoding protein TWIN SISTER of FT-like has protein sequence MSVPRNGRDSLVLGEVIGDVMDPFIRFATLKVFYGSRELINACEIRPSLTVNPPAIEIQGNDPMSVYYYTLVMVDPDAPSPGNPTEREYLHWLVTNIPATGNINAGQEIVAYESPRPSLGIHRYVFVLFRHMEMKSISHPGWRQNFYTREFAERYDLRMPVAASYFTCQRESNYRGRRR, from the exons atgTCTGTGCCTAGAAATGGGAGGGATTCACTTGTTCTAGGAGAAGTAATTGGAGATGTTATGGATCCTTTTATTAGGTTTGCAACTCTTAAAGTGTTTTATGGAAGTAGAGAACTTATCAATGCTTGTGAGATAAGACCCTCTCTTACCGTCAACCCACCCGCGATTGAGATTCAGGGTAACGATCCTATGTCAGTCTATTACTATACATTG GTGATGGTGGATCCTGATGCTCCTAGCCCCGGCAATCCAACTGAAAGAGAGTACCTGCATTG GTTGGTGACTAACATACCAGCGACTGGAAACATCAATGCCG GGCAAGAAATCGTTGCTTATGAAAGCCCAAGACCATCATTGGGGATACATCGGTACGTATTTGTGTTGTTTCGTCACATGGAAATGAAATCAATAAGTCATCCAGGGTGGCGTCAAAACTTCTACACCAGAGAATTTGCCGAACGTTATGATCTCCGCATGCCCGTCGCCGCCTCGTATTTCACATGTCAACGCGAAAGTAACTACAGAGGAAGAAGACGTTGA